DNA sequence from the Candidatus Nanopelagicales bacterium genome:
CGTCGAGCCGGGCGACCCGGTCACGTTGCGGGCGGTCTACCACGACACCGAGGACCTGCGGCTGTTCCGCTGGAAGGTCACGTTGCGCCGCCGCGAGGGCGGCTCGGACGCCGGCTGGCACCTGAAGCTCCCCGTGGACGGGGAGGCGCCCGGGGTGCGCGACGAGGTCCGGCTGCCGCTGCGCGCCGGGCGGGTCGGACGGGTCCCCGCCGCGCTGTCCGACATCGTGACCGCGCTGGTCCGCGGCGCCCCGCTCGTCCCCGTCGTGGCGCTGACCACCGTGCGGACCCCGTACCTGCTGCTCGACGCCGACGGGCACGCGGTCGCGGAGCTGGTCGACGACCGGGTCACGGTGTCCGTGGGAGACGAGGAGCGCGACCAGTTCCGCGAGATCGAGGTGGAGGCGCTGGAGCCGGCCGGCAACGCCGTGGTCGACCGGGTGGCCGACCTGCTGGTGTCGCTCGGCGCCACCCCATCCGCCGCGTCCAAGGCGGCGTCCGCGCTCGGCGCCGCCGCCGCCCAGCCCCCGGACGTGCCCGAGCCGGGCCGGGTCCGGCCGAAGGACCCCGCCGGCGACGCCGTCCGCGCGCACCTGGCGACCCACGTGCGACGCCTGCTGCTGCAGGACGTGCGGATGCGCCGCGACCTGCCCGACGCCGTCCACCAGATGCGGGTGGCGGCCCGGCGGCTGCGCAGCGGGCTGCGCGAGTTCGCGCCCCTGGTCGACAGCGACTGGGGCAAGCAGCTGCGGGACGAACTGGGCTGGATCGCCGGCGAGCTCGGCCTGGCGCGCGACACCGAAGTCCTGCTGGAGCGGCTGGACGAGCACGCCGAC
Encoded proteins:
- a CDS encoding CYTH and CHAD domain-containing protein, with translation MTKPTEDPDPAEPDRPEVVREVERKLRVGDDFALPELAGAVKGVATVEPGDPVTLRAVYHDTEDLRLFRWKVTLRRREGGSDAGWHLKLPVDGEAPGVRDEVRLPLRAGRVGRVPAALSDIVTALVRGAPLVPVVALTTVRTPYLLLDADGHAVAELVDDRVTVSVGDEERDQFREIEVEALEPAGNAVVDRVADLLVSLGATPSAASKAASALGAAAAQPPDVPEPGRVRPKDPAGDAVRAHLATHVRRLLLQDVRMRRDLPDAVHQMRVAARRLRSGLREFAPLVDSDWGKQLRDELGWIAGELGLARDTEVLLERLDEHADHLAPADAARARAAIDPWLRARLESGRTAGLAALRTDRYLALLGTLVDAAAAPQLTDAASARCSKALPPLVAQANEQLIRDVKRLKFGGASRRWHRARITAKRARYAAEAAVPVFGRRAERVATALEQVTELLGLHQDAYVGQTTLRELSTHDGVDGPTGFALGLLHAVEEQNELVYRLDFEEMWPGVRRTLRRTTLD